The window acagatctattgtatctgccatcacagtctccctgggtaaagaattccacattttaactgcccttactgtaaagaaccctttcctttgttgcttgtgaaatctcctttcctccaaccttaagggatgccccgagtcatttgtactgcccgtgggatgaatagttcttttgaaagctccttgtattgtcccctaatatatttgtatatagttatcatatcccctcttagacgcctcttttctagtgTAAACTAACTTAATTTAGCTTGCCTCTTCAAATAAATCAAATTAtctattccctttattaatttggtggctcttctgtgCATGCtctttagttccataatgtcttttcttagaattggtgcccaaaattgtactccatattcaaggtgtggtcttactaatgctttagaaaggggcataattatgtttacttcccttccatccattgtctgtttaatgcaagataagatcttgtttgccattGCATCTACTGCATGACTTCGGACACTAATCCTAAATCTGCTGTCTTCAAGCACTCCTAACGccttctccatcaatgattctccttatttatccccatttaatttgtaggttgcctgtttattcttgtttcccaaatgcattacCTTACATTTACCTGTACTGTATTAAACTTTATGCTGACAATTactaatatttttgttttcattaagtattcctaaatattatcccgtactaaaccttcaagtagtttccccactattgaagtcaggcttacaggtctgtaattccctggttgtgaactagctccctttttaaatactgGCAccacaatcttgtggtactgagcctgtggaaatggagtccttaaatattaaatataatgatttggctattacagaacttaactccttaagaactcttggatgtatgccatcggggccaggtgccttatttactttaattttttcaagccgcttatgaacttcttcctcagttaaccaattgttcattaaaatggaggttgtggcttcctcctgcggcgctactattgaacttgattcttccctggtaaacacagaggcaaagaatgtgtttaatacctcagctttttcctcatctccaataatctgcctacccatctcacactgaaaggtcctatattttcttttctcattttttgttattaaggtacttaaagaactttttagggttgatcttactttctattgcaatccttttttcattatccatttttgttaaTTTGATTACCCTTTTGCAacgttacattccttataattctgatatgatgcctctatccgcctccatcccttctgtctttaagaatctaaatgacTGCCTCGTCTTTTTTATTTCCTCCTCTACCTGTTTATttggccacattggtttagactggtttcttttatatttattacccaagggtatacactgatttTCCACATTtgcccctgcaaaaacatcatcccaatttattccttgtagattagacctcaatttattaaaatctgcctttctaaagtttaaagtctttgttgaacccaagtaatatggtttttgatcatttatttcaaataagaccatgttatgatcactgttgtccacatgttcccggacttgaatatttgttattatttgtatattttttttatattaccaaatccagtattgcccctttcttggttgattcctcaataatttgggtcatttaattgtctttaagcaccccccaaaaacggtttccttttgttgtaacgctaatctcattgccccagtctgtctggataattaaaatcccccattatgcaaacatgacccagttttgatgccttctccatttgcaaaagtattttagcttcctcaatctcacagatatttggttgtttatagcatattcccacaaacattttctttgtaattTTAGCTTCACTGCTAATttttatccagaaggtctctacattttcatcattcgcttcataaacatcttcccttataataggttttagatccggtttgacatataaatatactccacctcctcttctatatGCTCAATacttccaaaaaagggaataaccctaaatgaactgcccagttaAGCTGTATATGACTCCTGCCTTCCTCCTTTTACGTGTAAGGTCTCTATGCTAATACTATTAATGTTTATAACTCGGGGGTTAGATGTCTCTTACTTGCTTGGAACACCTTTAAGCTCTGGGAACAGGttttcccctggctgctcctcaaACTGGTGCAGTCCTTCATTCTGCAGAAGATAGAGGGTTCATTGAAGTCTAGGTATCAAATCATAGAAATGCTTGCTATTGGTTTTCTGCCAGAAACAGACTCCTTTCTGGAATTGCGTTGGCAACAAGGGTTAATGTTCTCATTACAACCAACAGAGGGAGTAGAGGCTACTACACTAAGGCGAATAGTGAATATGAAAATAACCAAAAGGATCCATTAGGGTTGATGTTTCACAGAGCATAATAGCATTCGCTTATGCACTGTGAAACCTCAAACCCTAATGGATCCTTCGGTTTCTTTCATATTCACTATTAGGCTTTgcttatagtactggcgacgGCGCACAGCACCGTCACAAGTACTTGAAGTTcgtcgcgggtgcccatagtgggcgcggTCGCGATGGCGCAGCGACATGGAGACCAAAATCGCTGAAGCCAAGGATTTTTGTCTTGACCAGCAACGTCAGCATGACGTGAGCggtacagccaatgagggcgaaccgctcgcaGCCACACGCCCTGTCGCCCTCCCACGGTCTCCTGCACCAAATACAGCTTTTGCTTATAGCAACGTGTTGCGTCAGCGGTCACATCACCgttactataagcgcggccttaggcctACTGtatgttaggaatgtgagcacacagcaccacaggcggagctcacggctctctccttccACTGCTCAggcccttccactacaaccacgcaagccctctTCAGCTGCATCAcgtacccctcggcatggtgggacgctccacgaagtacttcctccacgctctaCGCCACAGCCGTCGGCACGGAATCGCCGCTCcgcgcgcaccccacgttgcttcctctcatgcgcacgtcggacttacagtgcacacacaacagcccctgaacttATCCCTGCCCAGGCTCTGGCCCCAAACACtgcacggttacaatctggcttttgccgagtgtcacctgggttctaagaacagcagccaatgcgctGAAGCCCCTGGgatcctccaggcacgccccctctcctggttggctgttccagctttatataccctctctgtcctgtgcttcctcgctcgtcatagtttttgtatgggtgtttcacagtgcttgttctttgattgtCTCGGTTTTGACGCAGCTTGGCAGacttccccctttggctctcgacttcggattgttcctgtttacgtaccttctggctcccttcgaccacggctctcgcctcgatccttccatacttctcctacccctgatctcggcaacggcaacgaccattcttctggaaataacggtactggcaagtattcacgcaatactcccgatctggcctggcaccatctaattccacaacccggacacgtccctcgctctgtcggtgtgtgtattcatacctgccacctcagttctagggacaggtctggtctgcgggctactccggcgtaacactgTAGTAGCCTCTACTCCCTCTGTTGGTGGTAATGAGAACATGAACCTATTTGTTGCCAAGCCAATCACAGAAAGGAGTCAGTTGCTGGCAGAAGGCAGATTGGGTGTGCAAGTGGTTATCATGTGCCCTCAATTTCGATGCTTTCACGTTTTCTTAAGATAGTGGTTTGCGCAATAGATACACGTGCAGCTCTGCGCATGATCCAGATACACGCACTGCACCACGCATGACAAGCGCTGCTCTGCAAATGACATGCGCTGCTCCGCACATGTTCCAGATACACACGTTGCTCTGCACATGAATCAGATACATCAATTGATTCACGTTTCTATTGGTTACGGGTCGTAAATACTCATTTTCTCTCACCTCTTTGTACAGGTGAATACACTGGTCATTGCCACTGAGTAGAAAAACAGTCTCCTGTTTCTCCCCATCATGCACCCTGTGGGGGAAAAGAAAGAAAGGAAACCTGTGTAAGGTCAACAGGGTGAAGGAGAACTGCCTCTTATGTAATTAGAGGGCATTCCGTTCGCAGGATTCCTTAAAGAGAATCTTCAGTGACCTCTCCTGCCtgacccaatacatttttaaacccCATCAGATCTTCAGTTTCTTTTCTCCCACAATAATCCAGAAACCAGATTTAATAAAAGAGACTTTATTTTCATACCAGCCCTCACTCCTAAAACAGTTTAGCTGATTCAACGTAAAACACTTACAAATTAAACTTTCCTTTACTGCTTCACTCTAAACATGGAGTGATAACAAAattaactaaacatatactaagcgctcaacctattaacctaaCTTACAAATACACTATAGTGATGAATAAGTGCTCTAAAAAATGTGTTGGAATCTCCTATTCAAGAAATACCAATATGGGGATTCCCACAGGCTGACTTAGCAGACTGGGAAATGGCTGCCTAAGGAATAGAAAAACAAGCCTATCCACAAGGTATGTACAACAGTAGcagaaaatacacaaaaaataaacaaacaatgaacaaaacaaattaatccttggcgcactatcgggtatataaacctgacaaaaTATGAAGTCCCAAAATCTTGGTAGTGGAGATGATGAATGAGTCCGAAATCCGATCACACTTAAGTCCTTTAGAATGGCAGAACCAGATCTGAAATCATAcaagacagaacaaccattgcgcagtatcttcTGGTCAATCGTGatctcccccaccgttgccagctacttacttaaaaatagataataaagggcctcaaaaggtatctttcacttcCTTCCCGGCTGGCTGTACATATATGTGTTGCCAGGCGATGTGACCTCTCTTCAGATACACGCTCGCAACACCATACACCAAAATGCAAGGAGAAATAAGgcaccaatggtatgataccgtaaaatttaataaaaatactACAGGGCTAAACAACAGTACACTCACATGCCGTTAGTCCCTACACACAggatacaatgtgccgtccgcttgcgtgaGAGGATGCCTGGGTGATGCAGATGGAGGCTGGAGTAAGCGtggatccccgcttcgtggccgcgactcggagcgccttgtccccctccgatgacgtcactgctaatacgccccttctcctccccacacGTGTGCACGCTGTATCACGTCTAAAagaactccaccctacgcgcgtttcgtgactgctgacgtcccttcttcaggggtaatggagtaaTGGGAGCAGTAGGTGCTATTTAAACACTTTGAGGAATGTCCGTAGGGCtcagaaaaggctcctgtgtgcttcctccacCACATTATTTCTTCATGTGgtggaggaagcacacaggagccttttctgaGCCCTACGGACATTCCTCAATGTGTTTAAATAGCACCTACTGCTCCCAttactccattacccctgaagaagggaCGTCAGCAGCCACGAAacacgcgtagggtggagttctTTTAGACGTGATACAGCGTGCACACgtgtggggaggagaaggggcgcattagcagtgacgtcatcggagggggACAAAGCGCTCCGAgacgcggccacgaagcggggatccaCGCTTACTCCAGCCTCCATCTGCATCACCCCGGCATCCTCTCACGCAAGTGGACGGCACGTTGTATCCTGTGTGTAGGGACTAACGGCATGTGAGTGTACTGTTGTTTAGCCCTGTagtatttttattaaattttacggtatcataccattggtgcCTTATTTCTCCTTGCATTTTGGTGTATGGTGTTGCGAGCGTGTATCTGAAGAGAGGTCACATCGCCTGGCAACACATATATGTACAGCCAGCCGGGAAGgaagtgaaagataccttttgaggccctttattatctatttttaagtaagtagctggcaacggtgggggagatCACGATTGACCAgaagatactgcgcaatggttgttctgtcttgTATGATTTCAGATCTGGTTCTGCCATTCTAAAGGACTTAAGTGTGATCGGATTTCGGACTCATTCATCATCCCCACTACCAAGATTTTGGGACTTCATAttttgtcaggtttatatacccgatagtgcgccaaggattaatttgttttgttcattgtttgtttatttttttgtgtattttcttCACTCTAAACATGCCTGGGACTGTATCTGGAATACACTTATTGTGTTGTTTATTTCCCAAGTATCCTAATCAACAGTACGTTTATAATCTATGGGCACAAATCAATGTATTGTTTGTAGTCAAAGACTCTTATACAGGCAGATTAAACAGATTAGTGCTCGTTTAAAGTCAAGTGTTTGAGAGCTGGTGTAGCAAAACGAGAGTGGGTCTGAAGAACAAAACAGACCTCATGTATAAGTTATGCAAAGGACAGGGTATGCATGTAAGAGACACAGAAAGATAAAGACACTCACTCTGCATGACACAGCTGGAAAGGAGTGAACTGCAGCTCCAGATTTAAACAGCTCTCTagaacaaagaaaataaaaaaaataggtttCAAGTCTCAAGATAGTAACAACCAATAGGTAAATGCAGCAGGAATTCCTATTCCACCTGGTGTCAGCAGGCTTAAACATCTGCCCTGCACTTAGCTGTGATGCTCAGGTAACAAGAGTAGTGAGAGGAAAGCATCGAGGTGGACACATGCATGATTCGTACGCGCTATGGAGTCCAGATTGTATTCAGATCCTGGTTCGTAGTCGCAGTATATGTTCAGGAAAGGGCTGGCCTTGTCACTGGAGTCCTGCAGGGGAGAAATGACATTAATAAGAGGGAGCCGTGACCAGTAGGTCTGTACCTTGCATGTGAGGGTAATAGTGACGTGGATAGAAGGGAcctatggagtctgtccctcctacCGCAGGACGACACAGGCGAAGGAACCTATGGCCCAAGGAGAGCTGTCCCACCCATCACAAGGTGACAATGAAAACAGACTGTTGGGACCTATGGGACATGTAGTCTCGTCGTTCCTCCTGCTTCGCCAACATCATAGTTCAGTATGCAGAATTCCCAGGCAGTAAATAGGTGACGCAGGCAGGGGTGCCGGACGGACCTTGATGAACGTTATTCCCACCACCAGGCCTCGTTTGGGGGGAGACTTGCTGAAGGAATCGATGGATACAATCTCAGCATCAACTGCGAAGACACAAAATCAGAGCTCAGTCTGACACATACAGGCTACAAACAGCAACTTTAACTATAATGAGCAAAGGGAGCTTTTAATGAGTGAGACGATACCAAAAGGAGGGAAACAGACCTCCTAAGGAGTGTAATCTATGTTTGAGtgggacacagtattacagtGACATTGCATGTTCGTGAGTGAGACTCCATATTAATGAGTAATCCATACTAATGAAAAATATGTAATGCTAATGATCAAAATTCCATGGTAATAAGTCAGATACTATACAAATGAGTGCTCTCCTGTTAATAACCAACACTccatattatatgtgtatataaatgtgtgtgtatatatatatatatatatatatatatatatatatatatatatagaattattattgtttatttttattatcgTTTGATGTCACCTAATTTCACGGGGAGATAACGCATTCACATGAAGTGTCACCTAATTGCATGTGGAGGTCGCTCCCTTATTACACAGTATCACTCACTACAAAATGTTTCCATCTTTCAAGCCTCTCCAGCCCTTTGCCCCATCAGCATAATCTTGTGCTATACACCTATGCTCTGCCCGGGCCCTTTTCTCTATCCCCTGTGTCACTACAGCTGCCTCTACCGTGCCTACATCCCTTCTCACATGCTACACCCAACCTCTGCACCTCCCTCTCAATGTACGCTAAGCAGCGTCTCTCTAACTTCAAACCCCTTTAAAATGCAGGTGGGATTAGTGCATCAAATCATAAATGTAAACTGCCCCATACAGTTTAAGATCTAGTTGGCATTTGGAAAGTCTACCAGTAGGAATCAATGCATTGGTTATAGCGTTTAAGTAGTAGTGGTCATCCAAGGCCACTTAAAGGCTTTGTTGAACAGGGGCATTTTAAAGGGGTTTGAAGTTAGAGAGAAGCTGCTTAGCGTACATTGAGAGGGAGGTGCAGAGGTTGGGTGTAGCATGTGAGAAGGGATGTAGGCACGGTAGAGGCAGCTGTAGTGACACAGGGGATAGAGAAAAGGGCCCGGGCAGAGCATACAGCGAGGTGGTGTATAGCACAAGATTATGCTGATGGGGCAAAGGGCTGGAGAGGCTTGAAAGATGGAAACATTTTGTAGTGAGTGATACTGTGTAATAAGGGAGCGACCTCCACATGCAATTAGGTGACACTTCATGTGAATGCGTTATCTCCCCGTGAAATTAGGTGACATCAAAcgataataaaaataaacaataataattccACGAGTGGCACTCCATGTGAATGAGTGGACCTCCCCCTCTGCACAGGTGAAAGTAACGATAGTGAGTGAGCCGCGCTGATTATAGTCCTATTCCGGTGAGGAGTCGGTACCCGGGATGTAGGTAAACTGTAGCTCTCGGGACCCCGCTCGCAGCTTCTGTCTCAGGTCCTGGTACTTAAAGCTGGTCACCTTCCCTTTCAGGGTGGCCGCCAGCAGCTCGTGTCCGGCCCCGGGGCGGGGAAGGGCGGACAGTCCGTACACATTGCTCTGGGACGGGAAGCGGCTGAACGTGTCCTCCGTCAGAGTGCAGACACCGGACATCCCGGAGAGACAGGCGGCGCGAACACCCGACAAAGGAGTACTTCCAGCCAGCTGCGATGACGTCAGAGGGAAGCACGCTATTGGAAACGTACGGTGCCagaaaccaagatggccgccacaggATTCTGCTAGCAGTCATGATGGCCGCCTTTACGGATCAAGAGAGCAGCTTCCATTACATGCCAGCAAACAATATTTTATCTTAAAGCACCATTCCTCGCTGctctttggaaaaaaaaaacacagatttaTTGGTTTATTTATCTTACTTGAACCAGGGTGTTCTGGTATGTGAggaacaaaaattaaaaaaatatatatatatatacatatatacacacacacacacacacacacacacacacacacacacacacacacacacacacacacacacacacacacacacacacacacacacacacacacacacacacacacacacacacacacacacacacacacacacacacacacacactgttcgacAAATAGGCATAACCACACACCCGTGACgcgtggatttaggccgctggcgagccgtgctgcggctctatgaattcccctgctcgcgccaatttttatttttaaataaataaataattcccctccctgattgggttgacGCGGGGAGGAGGGCTggcaggcagctctgggttagcaCCTTCCCCCGatctgcccccccctgcccctgatctccccctcctgatctccccctcctgtcccccgatctcctccccctcctgtcccccgatctcctccccccctccccccgatccccgcttgatgcccggggcgggaggttgGCAGCggcggtgtccgcctctgaagggggtgtGACGTCTGCTTGAGGGGGGGGTGTTCTGCGGTGGCGTCCGCttcagggggggtggggtgctgcggcggcgtccgcttaggggggtgggggggtgctgcGGCCGCCGCCGCCTCtggggggcggtgtgtgtgtgtgtgtgtcaccctctctccctctccctgtgtcaccctctccctgtgtctccctcttcctgtcaccctctccctgtcaccctctccctgtgtcaccctctccctgtgtcaccctctccctctgtcaccctctccctgtgtcaccctctccctgtgtcaccctctccctgtgtcaacctcaccctctccctgtgtcaccctctccctgtgtcaccctctccctctccctgtgccaccctctccctgtgtcaccctctccctctccctgtgccaccctctccctgtgccaccctctccctgtgccaccctctccctgtgtcaccctctccttgtgtcaccccctccctctccctgtgccaccctctccctgtgccaccctctccctgtgccaccctctccctgtgtcaccctctccctgtcgccctctccctgtgtcaccctctccctgtcgccctctccctgtgtcaccctctccctgtgccaccctctccctgtgtcaccctctccctgtcgccctctccctgtgtcgccctctccctgtgtcgccctctccctctccctgtgtcaccctctccctgtgccaccctctccctgtgtcaccatctccctctccctgtgtcaccctctccctgtgtcaccctctccctgtgtcaccccctccctctccctgtgtcacactctccctctccctgggccaccctctccctgtgtcaccctctccctgtgccaccctctccctgtcgccctcaccctctccctgtgtcaccctctccccgtgccaccctctccctttgtcaccatctccctgtgtcaccctctcccatgtcaccctctccctgtgtcaccctctccctgggtcaccctctccctgggtcaccctctccctgggtcaccctctccctgggtcaccatcaccctgtgtcaccctcaccctgtgtcaccctcaccctctccctgtttcaccctctcctagtgccaccctctccctgtgtcaccctcaccctgtgtcaccctcaccctgtgtcaccctcaccctgtgtcaccctctccctgtgtcaccctcaccctttccctctcgccctcaccctctccctgagtcaccctctccctgtgtcaccctctccctgtgtcaacctcaccctctccctgtgtcaccctctccctgtgtcaccctctccctctccctgtgctaccctctccctgtgtcaccctctccctctcgctgtgccaccctctccctgtgccaccctctccctgtgtcaccctctccttgtgtcaccccctccctctccctgtgccaccctctccctgtgccaccctctccctgtgtcaccctctccctgtcgccctctccctgtgtcaccctctccctgtcgccctctccctgtgtcaccctctccctgtgccaccctctccctgtgtcaccctctccctgtcgccctctccctgtgtcaccctctccctgtgtcaccctctccctgtgtcaccctctccctgtgtcaccctcaccctgtgtcaccctcaccctgtgtcaccctctccctgtgtcaccctctccctgtgtcaccctctccctgtgtcacgttcaccctttccctgtcgccctcaccctctccctgtgtcaccctcaccctctccctgtgtcaccctctccctgtgtcaccctctccctgtgtcaccctctccatgtgtcaccctttccctgtcaccctctccctgtcgccctctccctgtcgccctctccctgtcaccctctccctgtgtcaacctcaccctctccctgtgtcacccactccctgtgtcaccctctccctgtgtcaccccctccctctccctgtgtcacactctccctctccctgggccaccctctccctgtgtcaccctctccctgtgccaccctctccctgtcgccctcaccctctccctgtgtcaccctctccccatgccaccctctccctttgtcaccctctccctgtgtcaccctctcccatgtcaccctctccctgtgtcaccctctccctgggtcaccctctccctgggtcaccctctccctgggtcaccatcaccctgtgtcaccctcaccctgtgtcaccctcaccctctccctgtttcaccctctcccagtgccaccctctccctgtgtcaccctcaccctgtgtcaccctcaccctgtgtcaccctcaccctgtgtcaccctctccctgtgtcaccctcaccctttccctctcgccctcaccctctccctgagtcaccctctccctgtgtcaccctctccctgtgtcaacctcaccctctccctgtgtcaccctctccctgtgtcaccctctccctctccctgtgccaccctctccctgtgtcaccctctcccgctccctgtgccaccctctccctgtgccaccctctccctgtgccaccctctccctgtgccaccctctccctgtgtcaccctctccttgtgtcaccccctccctctccctgtgccaccctctccctgtgccaccctctccctgtgccaccctctccctgtcgccctctccctgtgtcaccctctccctgtcgccctctccctgtgtcaccctctccctgtgccaccctctccctgtgtcaccctctccctgtcgccctctccctgtgtcaccctctccctgtgtcaccctctccctgtgtcaccctctccctgtgtcaccctcaccctgtgtcaccctctccctgtgtcaccctctccctgtgtcaccctctccctgtgtcacgttcaccctttccctgtcgccctcaccctctccctgtgtcaccctcaccctctccctgtgtcaccctctccctgtgtcaccctctccctgtgtcaccctctccctgtgtcaccctttccctgtcaccctctccctgtcgccctctccctgtcgccctctccctgtcaccctctccctgtgtcaacctcaccctctccctgtgtcacccactccctgtgtcacccgctccctgtgtcaccctctccctgtgtcaccctctccctgtcgcgctcaccctctccctgtcaccctcaccctatccctgtcgccctcaccctatccctgtcaccctcaccctttccctgtcgccctcaccctgttgccctcaccctttccctgtcgccctttccctgtcgccctcaccctgtcgccctcaccctttccctgtcgccctctccctgtcgccctcaccctctcactgtcaccctctccctgtgtcaccctctccctgtgtcaccctctccctgtgtcaccctctccctgtttcaccctctccctgtttcaccttctccctgtgtcaccctctccctgtgtcaccctcaccctctccctctcgccctctccctgtgtcaacctcaccctctccctgtgccgccctctccctgtgccaccctctccctgtcgccctcaccctctccctgtgtcaccctctccctgtgtcaccctctccctgtcgccctctccctgtgtcaacctcatcctctccctgtgccaccctctccctgtcgccctctccctatgtcaccatctccctgtgccaccctctcattgtgccaccctctccctgtgccaccctctccctgtgtcaccctctccctgggtcaccctcaccctgtgtcaccctcaccctgtgtcaccctcaccctgtgtcaccctctccctgtgtcgccctcaccctgtgtcgccctcaccctgtgtcaccctcaccctgtgtcaccctctccctgtgccacccacac is drawn from Ascaphus truei isolate aAscTru1 chromosome 7, aAscTru1.hap1, whole genome shotgun sequence and contains these coding sequences:
- the KPTN gene encoding KICSTOR complex protein kaptin codes for the protein MSGVCTLTEDTFSRFPSQSNVYGLSALPRPGAGHELLAATLKGKVTSFKYQDLRQKLRAGSRELQFTYIPVDAEIVSIDSFSKSPPKRGLVVGITFIKDSSDKASPFLNIYCDYEPGSEYNLDSIAQSCLNLELQFTPFQLCHAEVHDGEKQETVFLLSGNDQCIHLYKENEGLHQFEEQPGENLFPELKGVPSNVLWLSVYNIPDTQRRITAYGCQSGYVCVSHVEQRSREILQSWSLQQDGPISKVLIFNLPSGCRSQVESSWEGTKELMCYKYNKGDKCNQRGKPPGEFQLLWQRSFPSPLLCMAYVDLTCDGLCELAIVCLKGLHILQHSLTQTARFVILRLREKVSQLRVSETSLFHEEDESDKVQQATQD